The window TCCTCTCGCTCAATTACACTGCGAGAGTCTCCCTAGGACTCCAGAGGCAGTAAGGGACTTTACGAAGAAATGGGCTACAGCCCCTACGGGTACAACGGGTGCGGATGGAAGGAGAATTGATGCTGTCATCCTTGGCGAAGGCTGGGAAGTCCGCCCGATGGAACCAAAGGTCGAGGGGAAATGGAGCGTGCACGAGTATCAGTACCACTTGCTAACAGCTTTATTGCCGTACTTGTTGAGAGCTCCCAAGGAAAGAAGTATCAGGATAGTCTCCCTCGTATCCCCCGCTTGGACATCCGCGATCCCATCTATGGCTGGCGTGAAGCCCCGGGACGATATCGTATATAATACTGGAAGAAGGAGTATAAGCACCCTTTTGTTGATGAAGCATTTCCAGCTTATCCTAGATACGCTTGCTGCGGTAGCTTTGGGTGCCGTCAAGCCTGTACCCGGAGCTGACGACGAGGCTGAGGTGGTCAAAAAGAGGGACGAGAGTGTAAAGAGTAACGTTATGAGCGTTAGTGTCATTATGCCTTGGGCTAGGACCGAGGTTTTGAAAGCCGCAATGGTGGAAACCCCTTTGAGCAAGATTCTGTAAGTATGTTATGCTAGCAACTTCAAGGATAACTGACTAGTATCGCAGCTGGATCTTGTTATACCCTTTCATTCTCATACTGACACCATCGTCCCAAAAGACCATCCAATCAATTTTGTTTGCCCTATCTGCCCCAGTCCGATACGAGGCTCTGGACGATACTCTCAAAGTAAAGGACCAAGGTAAAGAGGTCATTGATCCTCGTAGGAGTACAGTAGGAGGCGGGGACGTTGTCAGGGACTGTGCCGTTGTAGAGTAAGTATCACTGACAATCTCCGTTTCTGCACAGAGCTAATTAGCTGTTTAGTATACCTCCCGTCTTATGTGATCCTGCTCTGGCAAAAGCTACTTATGATGACTTGGAAAAGAGAGTGGAAGCGGGAGTGAAGAGAATGGAGAGCAAAGACAGAACTAAGCCAGAGGGCAAATAACTAGATATGTAGTAAGTAGCTAAACATGGAAATAGGACTGTAGCCACATATAACTATCATTAATGATACCCACGATTGCTTTCAGGACGCTTTCGACAGTGCGGGTTCATAGCCAACGACCACTTAATCTATATTGCTAAAATAATGATGTTACATGCTTATCATCTATACACGTCTAACCCAGGAAGTTGAAAGCGAAAAGGTGAAGAATGACAGATGCTGCGCAAAAGTCTGCAAATGCTCTTCAAGCAAGATCTCAGCTGTAACTTCTGTAACTATGGAACGCCACACATACCGTTCTTGAGAAACTTCCTTGAACTCTCCATCGCGTCCTGGAGCAACCTGCGCTCTGAAACCCGCCAAAAGAACAAATTGACCAACAGTTGATCCGAACCTGCACAGCCTGTCAGCTCATTTCTTTTCGGCATTCTCAGGAAAGGAGACTCACCCTCCGGCGAAGGCATGGAAGGGGTATACAGTGATAAGAAGCCTGTAAGCAAATTGAAGGACGCCTGATAAAAGGATGAAAAGCAAGAATGCGTCGATGAGTTTGACGCGAACTGGAGTTGTGGAAGTGTAGTTGTCGATGAGGGTGTCGAAAGATGACTGGAGGTTTTTGGAGTTGACTGCGGGCTGGGGTGTCTTTGAAGACATGGTGAGGGGGACAATCGGAAAAGGGAGGATGTTTTTGTGAGAAGGAATAAGAAGAGCTGTCGAGCAAGAATGCAAGCATGGATCGATACCGACTGCGATCTTGCGACGACAGGAATGACCGCCTGGCCATCGCGGTGGAAGTCTCCACAGTTAATTACGTTACGTACGCGTGTTTATGTAACATAAACTTAGGAAGAAGACACCGAGGGCTCGGCGATGATGGGCGTGGCTGATCTGTCGGGTCGGCAGGCGGCGGGGGTAGTCACTCCCTCGGCTTGATCAAGCTGATCTGCAGCGAACGCTTAGCCATCATCTCGGCTCACACCTTTCGGCACCACTGCTAGTAATATGACCTGTCCCCTCGGCAGTCATCTGTGTGGGCTACCTAGCATGGTATATATGTACTTCCCATAGCTCTTAGGCTTATACCACAGCATCACACGCTCCCCGAAAACAGACGTACTATTACTCATcccaacaacaacaaacaaTGAACCCAACTCAACCCAACAGCGGTCATCGACGCTGGTTCGCTCATCCTGACTTCCACTACTCCATCAGCCATCGATTCCGTTGGCCTTCCTATCCTGTTGAACGCCCTGCAGTAGCTTCCAGTGCTGCGACTGGTGCTGCGAACGCTGCCAGCGCTGGGGCTGCTGGTGTAGTTGAAGGCGCGGCGGCCAGCGGTGCTTTTGGTGCCGGAGGGGGATTTCCTCCTCGAGGGCCGTACGGAGGCTACCACCATTACTATGATGGCAGATATTCTTATGGACGACCATTTGGTAGGCGACCATTCTTAAGGCGCTTCGTCTGGGTTTGTCCATTTCCTTATTATGTGTATCGATTGCTTATGTCCTCCATAGTTTGGTCTGGGTATAGCAGCCGCGACCATTTGGCATAGACATCATGAACAAAAACGACATGGCCTTGAGAGGTTTATCACCGACCCTAAGTGCTGGTCCGGCATGCATCACCACCGCCCTGTTCCTGCTACTCCCGTCGACTCCAACGCTACTGCCACCACCACGACACCACCTTTCGACTCTAACCCCATAAATCCTTCATACCAAGGTTTTCCAACAGACGATCGTCGTCGATGGGGTTGGAGGACCTGTCGTGAGCACAAGATGGAGGAACGCAGGTTGAGGGAAGAAGCTCTCAGATCTCAAGCTCAGGCCCAGTCTGACTCTTCCAACTCTGTATCTCAGGACGCAGCCCATGTGGAGCAGAAGGAAACTGAATTTCAGAGTATCCGAGAAGCTGTAGAGAAGCTCTGGTCAGAAAAGAGAGCCGAGGCCAATGAAGCACAAAAAAGAGCAAATGACAAGGTAAGCTCGAGTTGGTTCTACATCAATCAACGTCAAGCAGTGGCTGATAGTTACTTACAGGCTAAGGAATATGCTACTGAGAGGCTCGAGAAACTCACTGCTGCTCTTGAACGTCTTCGAGTGGTAAGTCTCCCTTTATTTTTTAAAATCGTAATCGAGTGTTAAAATTACTGTGTCCGATAGTCTCTTCAAGAAGATAGCAAGCGAGGTGAAGACAAGAAGTTGGTGTGATAGATCAATTCAAATGCATTCGCATCACATCAGTACTGTAATCCTCAGACCTCCTGATCTGTATCCATTTTCAAGAACCACTTACCTATGTTACTAAAAGTGCCAGAAGCATCTTACATATTCGTTCGACTTATCTCCCTGTCCTTCATTGTAATCATCTCGCATAGTGTGGACTTCACCCCCTTTGTTTCTACTCGGCCCCGGATTGAAAGGGACCATCCCTATCCTCGAGCTAGATGATCGCGAAGCTCTAAAAAGAATCTCAGCCAGACTCCAGTGAGATCATTTGGTCAACCAAATGTTGGCGATCGAGGTTCTTCCCAATAATGTGCTCCTGACGGGTAGGTATGTACGATTGCCACCGATGTCTGTTATATATGTTTTTGCAGGTCCATCCAAGATATGGAATCTGTGGTGAAAGATGGCCGACGCCTTTGGGTGAGACAAAACTCAAAACAAAAGCAAATTGAACGGGCAAAGCTGAGTAATATGAGCATGTTTCTTGTTGAACAGCCATTCGCATATAAGAAGGTCGCCAGGGAGTAACAAGATGAAGTCTCAGTAATGACTCTGCGGAGCGCCACCGATTTTGGTTGCATGATACCATAACTTTAGCGTGTTCTTAGTGGCTGCAGAGACGCTTCTCGCTTCCCCTGTAAACGGATGCATATGCACAATTATTCAACAATTATAATAATGCTAACAAATTACACAAAATTGATTGTCCTTGCTACTCGGCCGGCCTGGCAAAGGCAACTTATAATTTAAACTTGGCAGAAAAAGATCGCTTGAAGTACTGACCGGCCATGTAGATTCCGTTACCCAAGCCAGTGTCATGGACATTTAATAAGCCGCCATATCCGCACATCTCGCTCGCGTCACCCGTACAGGGGGTGTTACACCTGCTCTCATCCCGTTTCACTGAAGTGTTGAGATAGTTACCACAGTGACACTCCTGGGCATACTCTGTACCAGCGAAAGCGTAGCCTTTGTCTTTGCAGAAGGAAACGCAAGCTTCATTGGTCATGCTGGTAGTGGATGTGTAGGAGGTACCGTTCAAGTGACGCGGCGTATAATCGGAGTAACAGCCGAGATACTGAGAAGAAATCGCAGATGCCGATGGAGCTGTTGTCACGAAACTGCTGGAGGTAGAGGATGAGATAGATGGCGAGATGAGGGAAGAAGCCGCAGAAGATGCAGAGTAGGAGTAGGTAGAAGGAGAAGCTCCAGAGACGGTATTGAGCATGGTAGAAGGCGTACCAGAAGTGGAAGAAACGGCTGAAACGAGGGTAAATTCCAAATCGGGGGCTGAAACAGTCAAGATGGCAGCGGCGTTGTCCTGAAGAGACGTTTGAATAGCAGAAGCTGTGATGCTTGAGCCGCTTGAAGCAGTGTTGTCGTCAAACTTGAAGGTTGTGAGTCGGTTGCTGCCGCCACAAGTCTGAAGCTTGTCCCCTAGTGGAAAAAGTCAGCCCATGTTTCGAGGTAACAATATAGATAGTGACCCACCACCGCAAGCCATGCTACAGCTTGATTCGTCTGCAGCGACACTACCAGCGCTGAAAGAATTTGCACAATAGCATTCAGTGCTGTATTCCGTGCTATCTCCGTAATCAGCATTAAAAAACGAAAGGGGAAAGGGATCGAAACTCAACATACCCTGAATAAATGTAACCCTCGGCTTGGCAAGTAGTCATACACAGTTGAGGTGTcattgaagaagaggtgaAAGAGTACATGCCAAGCGCCCGAGCGTTGGTAGCTTCAGTCATGCACCCGTAGGAGGTCCAGCCCGCAGGATAGGTAAAAGTAGAATACAGAGAAGGGTTGTTGAAAAGGGTGAGTGTTGATGAACCACCACAATTTTCATTACTATTCGCCGAGCAAGCCAAGTTGCAATTCTCAGACGCAAGGAGGGTCGTATTGGAGGCTCCGTTCCTCATCTCAAAATCACCTATACCATATCAGCATTAGATACTATCTGCTAGATGATGTGTGTCGTACAGTAGCACTCGTCCCTGTATTCAATTCTGGCAGAGATGATAAAGAATCAGATATATTTCGATTTGTAACAAGAATGAAAAGGCTCACCCAGCCAAAGGGTAACCGTTCGCCTCACAAAAGGAAACACAAATACCCCTGGTCATATTACTCGCGGTGAAGTGAGAACCGCTGAGAGCGCGCCCAGTCGTGCTCTCCGCAATGCATCCGACCTCGGTATAGCCATCAGGAATGACAGACTTGAAGTCGGTGAACTCAATACCTTCATCACTGTAATTGGCGTAAGTAGGTTTGGTGCCGTTTCCAATCCAAAGTGGATTGTCGCCAGGAAGCTTGTTAATAAAGTGACCGTCACCAATATCCTCGTCGACCAGAAGATTGAGAGGCTTGCaggcagaggcagaggcgGAATCGATGTAAGGGACGAAAGGAGGACAGTTCTTGAGCTCACCACCTACGCCATTGTCCTGGTTGCACTGACCGAGGGCTTCCTGCAGGACATTGCTACCATTCGCAAGCGAAGGCCAACCGTTGACGAAGTCCCCGTGCATAGAGTAACCAGTAGTGTCGCCAGTGGCGAAAACCCAAGTGACATTGCCAGCACCATTGAAAGGGAAATCCTGGACGTTGTAGATAAACTCGTAGAATAGAGACACGAGCCGAACAGGATGGGTAGAAGGACAGTCACCCCCGTCGACGCCACCACTAGGCCAAGCCATATGGGACTTGTGATCGTCAGAATCGAGGTTAACACCATCCCAACAAGAGCGGAAGAATACCTGAGCCCTCATACCGTTGGGACAGTTATGATCGAAGAAGCTGTTACGCTCAGCCCAGTCGGCGTCTCCGGAATGATCATTGTTGTAATCGAGACAAACATATGTGATAGCGGCAGAGTCTGGATCCCCATCAACGTAGTTTCGTCGAAAAGGATCGCCAGAGATCATACGGAGGCCATCAGGGAAGGCTTGGACAGTAGTTTCGCCTGGAGAATAGCGGGGCAAGTAATATGTGTTCACGTATGAGACCGGAATCATCTCGTAAGACTCATCGGTAGGGTTGTAGTAGTACAGCTGGGGAGTCCAATAATTGGATTTGTCGACAGTGATACTGCCTCCAAGTCAGACAGAATCATACAACGCGAGTAGTGTACTGACGAAGCCGTGGTACAGGTACCTTCTTGAGTAGACTGATATGTCATGGTCTTGTCGAAGTTATTGCCTCCAACGATAGCATGGACATGGCCGGAGATCTCACCAGGTGAAACAATGCTGCCGACGAGTTAATCTGACTGTCTCCCTTGCAAAACTTTGTACTCACGGATCCAATCGTGTGGTCTCAAGTATAGGGTGTGAAAGGATAAAGTAGGCGTTAACCGGTACCGTCAAGGCCGcaaggagagagaagatttgCTGGAACGACATAGTGATAGGGCAAGGTTTGTTGGCTATGGTGAGGTACAAGTGATGTATGTCAAATCAGTCAATGACGGGAGTGTCGAAGTGAAAAGAACAAGGATGCCGGTGGAAATGATTATACTAGGGAGCGTCGGATGGATACAGAGAGATTTCTTGAAAAGTGTAAATGTATATGGGCGTCAAGATCGTAACTATAATCGGtgaaaaaagaaagaaagaatgTGGAGTCGGTTTGATAGTGATTTAGTGATTGATTTAACAACCGATAAAGAAGAAAGGGGAAATTTGCGTCGAGGCCCTCTTATGTACCCACTATACTTGAGTGGATTGTATTAGTCGATTGTCAACAAcaagggagaaggaaagggagagCCTTTCAATAATATATCAGGAACCAGGACGTCCGTCTTATTTTCCGACCCCCGGAATATCAAGTGCGTAACCACTAAGGGACAGGTAAAAACAGCCATAACTGGGCCGGCAAACCGTACGTTGCTGTCTGATCCTCTCCACCTTCGGGCTCGCCTCCAAAAATTGTGGTCTGTTGTCGTTGTGTTGTTTGTTTGGGCACCTCCATCCCTATCCCTCCGTCCACCGTTCATCTGTTATTTCAATTATGATGATCCGTTTAGCTCATTAGCCTTCGGGACCAAATGGCTATTCCAGAAGATACCCCATATTAAATGCACAATATGAAGAATTAAGAGTGAAAATGCTGAATGCTGAGTGGAACATGGGATGTCGTGGCGTCGCAGTGGCTGAGGTTTGGCATGGTGGAGAGCATAAATGAATGACGCATGACGCGGAACGCGCGAACCAAAGAAGTCAAGGGCGGCAGTAGTAAAGAGTGTAAGGGGCGGCGGGTCCGTGGAATGTGAAGTGTGGAAGGTATTAAATACTACCAATAGTAAGGTAATGGCTAGAGTCGGTACTAACAACTGATGTTTTGAGCGCTGACGAGCTGGAGCCGACGTCTGAGAATTTGATCACTGATCGCTtaaagggaagaggaaaaggaaggggcaacgaagggaaaaagagggaaggaaaggTACGAATACAGATGGAAAGGGTGATTATACCAGGAACCATTGGAAACTGGACACCCGGTCAAATTCGTACTCGCAAATCGTAATAGAAACATAAATATACGTAAACATTCAGTAGCGCCAGAACGCCAGCAGACTCCAGACGGTCGCGCCGCACTCGGCGGGTATTGCAGCTAGTTATCTTGAATCTTAAACCTTAAACCTTAACATTCCGGTTTATTGATCTGAATAATGTTTGATTGTTGACGACAAATATTTATTCCAATTGCCACCCTACGTGCTGAAGATCAAATACCTAATATCTAATATCCAATATCTAATATCTTCGTGAGAGACGAAGACATCATTTCTACAAGTTACCCCACCTCCAGTCTTCCCTATCTTTATGTTTTTACTTGTAACTTTCCTTCCGATTTCCGGATAATATCCTCAGTTTCATTTATACCTACTAAATGACCAGTGCGGCCAAAATATCTGTTGATTGACGCGGTCTCATGCTCTTCCTGCTCCCAAAGGAAGAGACACCAATCGAGACGTGGGATGATCTTGCGATTGGACTCGCCTTTAGATAAGAAACTTGCATGATGTCATAACTCACATCATCCTTTGTGCTCTTAGCCGTATCATCACAAGcaatcattattattatttttgTACAGGTTTTGAATGGCCAAAGGATCGTGAGCAGCTAAGAAGAGTCACAAGCAATGACGACAATGGACATTGCACCATCATGGTATGTTCTGCAATTTGATGTATGGTGGACTTACAATTAAATTATATTTTTCTCATCTTAACAGCAACATTGCAAGTCAGTGCTCGCCGTCAAACAACAAGACCAGCAAAAACTCTCACTTCGTACATTTCAGGTACAAAATCACAAGCCTCGGCGGCACTCCGTCGCTGTAAAGCGCAATCTAAATCTGATTTAAGTCACAATTCAGATATAAGGACAATGTTAAGGATCAAAACAGGGCTCACTGTCCCTTTCCTACTGCTTGTGGCAACCATCTTCACTGGGCAAATCCATGCTACAGGCGAGGAGGATGACACCAAAGCCTTCAAACAAATCAGAAAAGAATTGGTCCAGCATCACGGGTCGGAAGACGCAGGGTCGGTCACCGACGGTAGCATTGCTTCCGCCACCATAAGTGAAAGCATAACAGCGTCACCCGTAGAAAATTCTCAAGCAGCTACTAAGGTGACATCGTCAGACCAGTCCTCTCCAAATTCCACCACTTCCAGAACGGCCTCTGCTTCTGTCACAGGCAGTGTTCCGTTTGCTTTTTCCTTCGCTTCTCTGGCAGAGCCGTCAACAAACTGCACCGGCCCCGGTGGCGGTTGCGTCGGATTTCTCTCCTCTCTATCGTCCTGTTCCGACGACTCATGTGCCTGTGACCTGTCGTACCCTGCCCAAGTATGTGCTCAGTGCCTGGCCAGCGATGAAGCCATTGATAGTTTCAACTCCTTTCTGAAGACATGTGAAGATGCAGGCTATGTGGCACCTACGTCCACAGTGCTGGTTGAGGTAAAGTATTGTGAAGAGAACAAGGAGCCAGCACCTGGTTCGGAGGCTTATTCAGGGCTCACCACTGACTCTATTCCGGCTGCTTCCAAATCTTCCATGTTGAACAACCTGGTGGCACTTGCGACTGATTCCATACCAGAGCTTTCCGCGCCGAGCAAGGTTTCTCTAGTCGGCATCACCTCATATTCTGCCATTCCCCATAGTCCCACCTCGTCATCTTCGCCCTCTGGATCTGCGCAAGTTAGCGATATGAGAACACTCACTGCAGGAGCATCTACATTATCAGGGACAATATTTACTGAAGACCGAGCTGATATTGGTGCTCTCAATTCTGCTCATGAATTCTTCAATAACAATATCCTTTTGGGCTGTTCTAATGATTGCGAAAAATGGAAACGGATAGCACAAGTGAGTGCTGGATAGATTGTTACCATATCTCATATGCTAAGGAGATACTGCCTGCTAGATCTGTGCGGAAGATAGCTGTATCTGTACGGGCGACACACTCTCCGCTGCAAGTAAATGTTCAAGCTGCATTGGCTCTCAGTCTTCCAATAGTACCGCTCAAATGAGCGCCTATGCTGGTCAGTCCTGCCATGAACCGTTATAGCGCGTACTCACCACAAAGTAGCCTTTATAAGCAATTGCACAAGCGCTTCCCCTCTATCAGGCGCATCCGGAAGCCAAACTTCTGCTGCCAGATTAACCTTCGGGGGCAAGGTTACTTCTTCTGCAGGCGCCAATCCGTTCGCCGCAGCCTCGAGCTCCAGTACCAGTGTGAACGCTGAGCAAGCTAATGATGCAGCTACCACTTTCGTTGTTGCCGGTGCCGGCCTGGGTAATGCTGACTTGCAGCCAGTTGTGGCGATCGCAATTGTGGTAATCAATATGGCTTGGCTTACAGTTGGGCGGTACGTAGTATAGAAGTAAGTAGTTGTCAACTCAATGTATTGTTGTATACTATATTATGAAAGATCAATGCATGCTATCAAGTTTTTTGTGATCAGCACTGAACAAAATCAAATATCCCTACACACTGTTTGTCTCTAGCATCTTAACTTGATATTTACTTTATATCTTCTCCGCTCCATTTACTATTCCCCCGCCAAGCTATGCAATAGCTCTCTCATCTGATCGCTCATAACACCTTTCTTCAGGTTGTCATAATCATATAGTACGATTGTTCTGGACGGTCTTTGAGTACGCGATGATATGAGCAGTGAACTTGACTCACGAATCGCTGACAGCCTTAACGTGTTGGTCCTTCAAAGACCAGATGATGTGTTGATGGCCATAGCTGGCTCTCTCCACGTTAATAGAGTGGATGCGATTGGAAATCATGAGCTGGAATTGAGTTAAGAGTCAAGCAAATGTGGCTAAAAGGAAAACGCGGCTCACCGTATCGGGATAGTTAATCGGCGCCTTATACTTGATTGACACCTCCTTGAGGATGATGCCAGTGCCCTTGGCGCGCTAGGACAGTACAGTATAAGCATTATTCCACAAGCAGCAGCCCTAAAACAACACACCAGTATATCGTCCACAGCTTTCTTTCCTAGTTTTCCGGCCCAGCTCTCACAGTACCTGATACGGGCCGACTCCACCCATCGCAGTATCTGAACATTATTCACATGTCTGTCCAAAGGATCAGCACTCTCGGGTAAGTTAAGAAGATCCTTGCACTAACTGGAAGGCATCTTGGTCACCCCAAGCTACAGGCCAGGTCAGAACCCCAGTGGTATCATGGCTCTGCTGCTTGAAGTACTCGAGAGCCTGCTCTTTCCGTCCATTACCTTCGTTCAACCAGTGTCTGTCGTCTATTTGCTCTCTCCGTCCCGGAGAACCTTGAAAAGGTGACGATGCCCCTGCATTCGTCAAAGCACTAAGGGAATATGGGGGATCTGGCACATGGGAGGTCCTATGGTCCTCGTCATGTTCCGGACCGAACGAGCCTGGGGCAATGTAGTAATGAGACGATGGATCCTGAAATTTAGCGTATATCTCCTAAATCATTGTTGAAAATCAGTCACAACTTCACAGATCTAGGATGATCGTACCTGGAGACGAGCAGCTTCATCGTCTGTGACAGCCAGAGAGGGCTTGGAATGGGCAGCCTTGTATGACATGATGCCGCATTTGACTACTCTGTTTGATATCGCAGCTCTATAGTCACGTACGCAGGAAAAGCGGCATCGAAGGGCCATTGTGGGATCGAGGTGTGCAGCGAGGTGATCTGTGCTGGAAGACTGTCAGGAGGGAAGACCCGCACGGTCGACAGCAAGACGAGGTATTATTTATATCAATTGACGCTCATTCGCCTGATGGCCTCCGGGGACAGAAATAAGTAAACGCGCAAACCATTGCGCGGACATACCCGGCCGGTCTCGTGATCATGATTATTTAGCAACACGTCGTTTAATTAAATTAGTAGTGATATATATCTACACCAGGGAGCAAACTATCAATGTTTCGACAGCTCTTCGAGTAATGAGTGAAATAAGAACGCAATATCAAGCAGGGTTTCCATGCATACACATAATAGATACCACACACGAATTTTTCAACCAAAAATAACAAGTTGCAAAGAAAGGGTATCCTTTTGATAGGAGATGCTAAAGCTCTATTTGACAGATGAATTGAAACTCAAAGCACTGGAAGAAAGTATTACATTGTTGCAGTCTAATCGAAAGTAACCTTCTGGCCCTCAGGCCTGACAATACCGCCAGTTCGGGCACCACTACATTGGAAAGTCAGCACTGGAATGCGCATGCGGATAGACAAGAGACTCACCCTCGAGGGGGACCACCGCGGCCACGACCACCGCCCCTGCCACCCCTGTCGAAACCACCTCGTCCCCTACCGCCGCCTCGGCCACCACCTCGGCCACCGAAACCACCGCCACCACGACCGCCACCGAAACCACCCCTCTCACCGTTGTCCTGCTTAGGAGGAGCGAAGTCGACCCTAATGGCACGACCAGCGATCTCGGCACCGTTCATAGCCTTGAGAGCAGCGGAGGCGTCTTCAACGGAAGAGAACTGGACGTAACCAAAACCTTTGGGGGCACCAGTGTCCCTGTCTGTTGGGAGCCTAACGCTCTGGACGTCACCGTGTTGGCCGAAGGCCTCGTAGACCTGGTCCTCGGTGAcagagaaggaaagggaacCAATCCAAAGGGTCTCAGCGGGAGGGGATTGCTTGTCGTTGAAGACCTTAGCACGCTTCTCGGCGGCCTCGTTGGGCTTTCGTTGAGTGGCGTAGTTGACACGGATCGCACGGCCGTCAATCTCAGAACCGTCCTTCTCGATCGCCTTGGCAGAGGCCTCAAGGTCGGCGAATTCCACGTAGCCGAAACCACGAGACTTTTGGGAGTCACGGTCGAAGACAACTCGGGCAGA is drawn from Cryptococcus gattii WM276 chromosome A, complete sequence and contains these coding sequences:
- a CDS encoding uncharacterized protein (Similar to TIGR gene model, INSD accession AAW41012.1), which codes for MLRIKTGLTVPFLLLVATIFTGQIHATGEEDDTKAFKQIRKELVQHHGSEDAGSVTDGSIASATISESITASPVENSQAATKVTSSDQSSPNSTTSRTASASVTGSVPFAFSFASLAEPSTNCTGPGGGCVGFLSSLSSCSDDSCACDLSYPAQVCAQCLASDEAIDSFNSFLKTCEDAGYVAPTSTVLVEVKYCEENKEPAPGSEAYSGLTTDSIPAASKSSMLNNLVALATDSIPELSAPSKVSLVGITSYSAIPHSPTSSSSPSGSAQVSDMRTLTAGASTLSGTIFTEDRADIGALNSAHEFFNNNILLGCSNDCEKWKRIAQICAEDSCICTGDTLSAASKCSSCIGSQSSNSTAQMSAYAAFISNCTSASPLSGASGSQTSAARLTFGGKVTSSAGANPFAAASSSSTSVNAEQANDAATTFVVAGAGLGNADLQPVVAIAIVVINMAWLTVGRYVV
- a CDS encoding uncharacterized protein (Similar to TIGR gene model, INSD accession AAW41007.1), translating into MNPTQPNSGHRRWFAHPDFHYSISHRFRWPSYPVERPAVASSAATGAANAASAGAAGVVEGAAASGAFGAGGGFPPRGPYGGYHHYYDGRYSYGRPFGRRPFLRRFVWFGLGIAAATIWHRHHEQKRHGLERFITDPKCWSGMHHHRPVPATPVDSNATATTTTPPFDSNPINPSYQGFPTDDRRRWGWRTCREHKMEERRLREEALRSQAQAQSDSSNSVSQDAAHVEQKETEFQSIREAVEKLWSEKRAEANEAQKRANDKAKEYATERLEKLTAALERLRVSLQEDSKRGEDKKLV
- a CDS encoding Hypothetical Protein (Similar to TIGR gene model, INSD accession AAW41003.1) codes for the protein MPIHTIASAFGDISTSQLIAGAATFAVIFWLKLWSGGKKCTWEREWAGKMILVVATPTPTIITLIDQLLHLPSPPQILFLPPIPSPLPQDLLTILHTIRLSASRNPLAQLHCESLPRTPEAVRDFTKKWATAPTGTTGADGRRIDAVILGEGWEVRPMEPKVEGKWSVHEYQYHLLTALLPYLLRAPKERSIRIVSLVSPAWTSAIPSMAGVKPRDDIVYNTGRRSISTLLLMKHFQLILDTLAAVALGAVKPVPGADDEAEVVKKRDESVKSNVMSVSVIMPWARTEVLKAAMVETPLSKILWILLYPFILILTPSSQKTIQSILFALSAPVRYEALDDTLKVKDQGKEVIDPRRSTVGGGDVVRDCAVVDIPPVLCDPALAKATYDDLEKRVEAGVKRMESKDRTKPEGK
- a CDS encoding uncharacterized protein (Similar to TIGR gene model, INSD accession AAW41009.1), with the protein product MSFQQIFSLLAALTVPVNAYFILSHPILETTRLDPIVSPGEISGHVHAIVGGNNFDKTMTYQSTQEGTCTTASITVDKSNYWTPQLYYYNPTDESYEMIPVSYVNTYYLPRYSPGETTVQAFPDGLRMISGDPFRRNYVDGDPDSAAITYVCLDYNNDHSGDADWAERNSFFDHNCPNGMRAQVFFRSCWDGVNLDSDDHKSHMAWPSGGVDGGDCPSTHPVRLVSLFYEFIYNVQDFPFNGAGNVTWVFATGDTTGYSMHGDFVNGWPSLANGSNVLQEALGQCNQDNGVGGELKNCPPFVPYIDSASASACKPLNLLVDEDIGDGHFINKLPGDNPLWIGNGTKPTYANYSDEGIEFTDFKSVIPDGYTEVGCIAESTTGRALSGSHFTASNMTRGICVSFCEANGYPLAGIEYRDECYCDFEMRNGASNTTLLASENCNLACSANSNENCGGSSTLTLFNNPSLYSTFTYPAGWTSYGCMTEATNARALGMYSFTSSSMTPQLCMTTCQAEGYIYSGTEYSTECYCANSFSAGSVAADESSCSMACGGDKLQTCGGSNRLTTFKFDDNTASSGSSITASAIQTSLQDNAAAILTVSAPDLEFTLVSAVSSTSGTPSTMLNTVSGASPSTYSYSASSAASSLISPSISSSTSSSFVTTAPSASAISSQYLGCYSDYTPRHLNGTSYTSTTSMTNEACVSFCKDKGYAFAGTEYAQECHCGNYLNTSVKRDESRCNTPCTGDASEMCGYGGLLNVHDTGLGNGIYMAGQYFKRSFSAKFKL
- a CDS encoding uncharacterized protein (Similar to TIGR gene model, INSD accession AAW41014.1), translated to MALRCRFSCVRDYRAAISNRVVKCGIMSYKAAHSKPSLAVTDDEAARLQEIYAKFQDPSSHYYIAPGSFGPEHDEDHRTSHVPDPPYSLSALTNAGASSPFQGSPGRREQIDDRHWLNEGNGRKEQALEYFKQQSHDTTGVLTWPVAWGDQDAFQHVNNVQILRWVESARIRYCESWAGKLGKKAVDDILRAKGTGIILKEVSIKYKAPINYPDTLMISNRIHSINVERASYGHQHIIWSLKDQHVKAVSDSTIVLYDYDNLKKGVMSDQMRELLHSLAGE
- a CDS encoding defender against cell death 1 (dad-1), putative (Similar to TIGR gene model, INSD accession AAW41005.1), which gives rise to MSSKTPQPAVNSKNLQSSFDTLIDNYTSTTPVRVKLIDAFLLFILLSGVLQFAYRLLITVYPFHAFAGGFGSTVGQFVLLAGFRAQVAPGRDGEFKEVSQERAFADFCAASVILHLFAFNFLG